One segment of Rickettsiella grylli DNA contains the following:
- the hspQ gene encoding heat shock protein HspQ, with protein sequence MEPIKARFGIGEIVQHSLFGYRGVVVDVDAGFQGDDAWYSKNAPGNPPKNQPWYHLLVHGSVHHAYAAEINLTQDDTHDPVEHPELDYFFDSFKNGVYHRRRYSN encoded by the coding sequence ATGGAGCCTATAAAAGCACGTTTTGGAATTGGAGAAATTGTCCAGCATAGTTTATTTGGCTATCGAGGTGTAGTGGTTGATGTTGATGCCGGTTTTCAAGGCGATGATGCTTGGTATAGCAAAAACGCGCCGGGAAATCCCCCCAAAAATCAACCCTGGTATCATCTTTTAGTCCATGGTTCGGTTCACCATGCTTATGCTGCAGAAATCAATTTAACACAGGATGATACACACGATCCGGTTGAGCACCCTGAATTAGATTACTTTTTTGATAGCTTTAAAAATGGAGTTTATCATCGTCGACGATATAGCAATTGA
- a CDS encoding SixA phosphatase family protein, translating into MKNLTLIRHAESHLQRPLEQDKERLLTPNGFHQVSTISKQLEKKKCWPDYLLCSPAKRAIQTAELLCKYLKISPVIEINSLLYLGDSSEALLQSLFLPDRFQQVFIIGHNPTISNLAHTLSPPTQSIMLPTAGVISLRFNGLRWDNIIEKQGKFLFFIEPPRE; encoded by the coding sequence ATGAAAAATTTAACGCTTATTCGACATGCTGAAAGTCACTTACAGCGCCCGCTTGAACAGGATAAAGAACGGCTTTTAACCCCAAATGGTTTTCATCAAGTTTCCACCATTTCAAAACAATTAGAAAAAAAAAAATGTTGGCCCGATTATCTACTGTGCAGTCCTGCAAAACGGGCGATACAAACCGCAGAACTCCTTTGTAAATATCTAAAAATATCTCCCGTTATTGAAATTAATTCTTTACTTTATTTAGGCGATAGCAGTGAAGCACTTTTACAATCCCTTTTTTTACCTGATCGATTTCAACAGGTATTCATAATCGGTCACAATCCCACAATAAGCAATCTCGCTCACACATTAAGCCCCCCCACACAATCCATCATGCTCCCTACGGCAGGTGTCATTTCACTCCGTTTTAATGGCCTACGATGGGATAATATAATAGAAAAACAAGGAAAATTTCTTTTTTTTATTGAGCCTCCCCGTGAATAA
- a CDS encoding tetratricopeptide repeat protein, producing the protein MNNNTTLQGEITEKNSTLEDIFQGAFNAQKLGNFTDAKKRYEHILSIQPTHAEAMHALGILASELQQWETAILWIQRALAIQPDSARFHLHLANGFKNTNQLKCALTHYQAALFFDPHYAEAHNNLAGLFYKNNQLKMAYQHCQQAIKLKPNYLEAHINLGLIFLAQHKKEAAILQFKQLLKLHPHSIQAHWQLAALYWEEENLENVHYHYQKILALDPYSVELLNNFAALMLKKENVAAAIHYFKRALALDPQHKIARNNLAATLLQNNQFEDAIWHYSLYLTREPFDKEALFNRAHALMLTGQLNKALDDLKKILTCDNKHIDAHSNLAAIYLKLNDHAAALTHYQIILNLTNQHTIASYMIAALTQKSIPGCAPLDYIKNLFDNYAFQFDDHVKKSLFYNVPELLRQQLNPFLTPKKYTLLDLGCGTGLSGQCVSDLSKRLVGIDISPNMLQQAKEKGCYDLLIEKDILNGLAGLKEHFELILCIDTLVYCGDLEKFFIETVSRLTTNGLLALSVELAAKTTASYRLQTNGRYQHAEIYIKKLGKKNQLKLLIAKQVIGRHQNNKPINTGLFIFHKHP; encoded by the coding sequence GTGAATAATAATACGACATTGCAAGGGGAAATTACCGAAAAAAATTCAACCCTCGAGGACATTTTTCAAGGGGCTTTCAATGCACAAAAATTGGGTAATTTTACCGATGCGAAAAAAAGGTACGAACATATTTTAAGTATTCAACCGACCCATGCAGAAGCAATGCATGCTTTAGGCATTCTTGCTTCTGAATTACAACAATGGGAAACCGCCATTCTGTGGATACAGCGCGCTTTAGCTATCCAACCGGATTCAGCACGTTTTCATCTTCATTTGGCCAATGGTTTTAAGAATACGAATCAACTGAAATGTGCGTTAACACATTATCAAGCCGCACTATTCTTCGATCCGCACTATGCCGAAGCACATAACAATTTAGCCGGATTATTTTATAAAAATAATCAATTAAAAATGGCCTATCAACATTGTCAACAGGCCATTAAATTAAAACCGAATTACCTGGAAGCGCATATTAACTTAGGTCTCATTTTTTTAGCTCAACACAAAAAAGAGGCAGCCATCCTACAATTTAAACAGCTATTAAAATTACACCCTCATTCTATTCAAGCCCATTGGCAATTGGCTGCTCTTTATTGGGAAGAAGAAAATTTAGAAAACGTTCACTATCACTATCAAAAAATTCTTGCCCTTGATCCTTATTCGGTAGAATTACTCAATAATTTTGCAGCTTTAATGCTAAAAAAAGAAAACGTAGCGGCCGCTATCCATTATTTTAAAAGAGCGCTCGCGCTTGACCCGCAACATAAAATAGCACGCAATAATCTTGCCGCTACATTATTACAAAATAATCAATTTGAAGACGCTATTTGGCATTATTCTTTATATTTAACGCGAGAACCTTTCGATAAAGAAGCCCTTTTTAATCGCGCGCACGCACTCATGTTAACCGGTCAATTAAATAAAGCCCTGGATGATTTAAAAAAGATTTTAACATGCGATAATAAGCATATAGATGCGCATAGTAATCTTGCTGCTATTTATTTAAAATTAAATGATCACGCTGCTGCTTTAACCCATTATCAAATTATTTTAAATTTGACTAATCAACATACCATCGCCTCTTATATGATCGCTGCACTCACTCAAAAATCGATACCGGGTTGTGCACCGTTAGATTATATAAAAAATTTATTCGATAACTACGCCTTTCAATTCGATGACCATGTAAAAAAGAGCTTATTTTACAACGTCCCTGAATTATTACGCCAACAATTAAACCCTTTTTTAACCCCAAAAAAATATACGTTGCTTGATTTGGGTTGTGGAACAGGTCTGAGTGGTCAATGCGTTAGTGATCTCTCAAAAAGACTAGTCGGGATAGATATCTCACCGAACATGCTTCAGCAAGCGAAAGAAAAAGGGTGCTATGATCTCCTCATAGAAAAGGATATTTTAAATGGCTTAGCCGGTTTAAAAGAACATTTCGAATTGATTTTGTGTATCGATACGTTAGTTTATTGTGGCGATCTTGAAAAATTTTTTATTGAAACAGTGTCGCGTTTAACAACGAATGGCTTACTCGCGCTTTCGGTCGAACTTGCTGCTAAAACAACTGCGTCCTATCGTTTGCAAACAAATGGCCGTTACCAGCATGCCGAAATTTATATAAAAAAACTCGGTAAGAAAAATCAATTAAAATTATTAATTGCTAAACAGGTCATCGGACGCCATCAAAATAATAAGCCTATTAATACCGGTTTATTTATTTTTCATAAACACCCCTAG
- a CDS encoding c-type cytochrome: MFNYQNFTVFFLCLLTFSSSIAKKDEKTMNQMITECEGCHGQQGNSTVNENWPKLAGQNMNYLMKQMHDFQSNDKYARKNAMMNAFMLALSEKEKIKIARYYARLTGTIDTAQNHLLSLGESIYRGGDAAKKIPACLACHGPAGLGNPPAGFPRLSGQHAHYIASQLKAFRAGKRNNDRYQMMPMISKKMSDADIVAVSNYISGLYG; this comes from the coding sequence ATGTTCAATTACCAAAATTTTACAGTTTTCTTTTTATGTCTACTCACTTTTTCGTCGAGTATTGCCAAAAAAGATGAAAAAACAATGAATCAAATGATTACTGAATGTGAAGGGTGTCATGGTCAACAAGGGAATTCCACGGTGAATGAAAACTGGCCTAAATTAGCAGGACAAAATATGAATTATTTGATGAAACAGATGCATGATTTTCAATCCAATGATAAATATGCACGTAAAAATGCAATGATGAATGCATTCATGTTAGCATTATCGGAAAAAGAAAAAATCAAGATAGCGCGTTATTATGCGCGCTTGACTGGAACGATTGACACTGCACAAAATCATTTGCTGTCCTTAGGTGAATCTATTTATCGCGGTGGTGATGCCGCTAAAAAGATACCGGCTTGTTTGGCGTGTCATGGGCCTGCAGGTTTAGGAAATCCACCGGCTGGATTTCCCCGCTTAAGTGGACAACACGCACACTACATTGCCTCACAATTGAAAGCATTTCGAGCCGGTAAACGAAATAATGATCGTTATCAGATGATGCCAATGATCAGTAAAAAAATGAGTGATGCGGACATTGTTGCAGTATCCAATTATATTTCAGGCCTCTATGGTTAA
- the yihA gene encoding ribosome biogenesis GTP-binding protein YihA/YsxC — translation MSSSAFPLTLFLKSVAQLDQLPPDKGAEIAFIGRSNSGKSSAINAITGKKGLAKISKTPGRTQLLNFFQLNENLRLVDLPGYGFAKVSDNRKIDWEKTITHYLKMRKSLKGLIMTMDIRHPLNDRDEVLLAFVSHYHIPTYILLTKADKLTRAQAIHTLRSIRQQLTILNKTCELQIFSAIQSIGLGNARHKILDWLSK, via the coding sequence TTGAGTTCATCTGCCTTTCCACTGACACTCTTTTTGAAAAGTGTTGCCCAACTCGATCAACTTCCTCCTGATAAAGGTGCGGAAATTGCGTTTATTGGTCGTTCGAATTCGGGAAAATCGTCTGCAATTAACGCCATTACAGGAAAAAAAGGACTCGCTAAAATTAGCAAAACACCCGGTCGTACTCAATTATTGAATTTTTTTCAACTGAATGAAAATCTTCGTTTAGTGGATCTCCCCGGTTATGGTTTTGCTAAGGTTTCGGATAATAGAAAAATCGACTGGGAAAAAACGATTACCCATTATCTTAAAATGAGGAAATCGTTAAAGGGTCTTATTATGACCATGGATATCCGTCACCCGCTCAACGACCGAGACGAGGTCTTATTAGCGTTTGTATCTCATTATCACATTCCTACCTATATTCTTCTGACGAAAGCCGACAAATTAACACGAGCGCAAGCGATTCATACACTCAGATCAATCCGTCAACAATTGACTATTCTCAATAAAACCTGTGAATTACAAATTTTTTCAGCCATTCAATCGATAGGTCTTGGAAACGCGCGTCATAAAATTTTAGACTGGCTTTCAAAATAA
- a CDS encoding OPT family oligopeptide transporter, with product MSLHSSEISFRAIVLAILLAVILAAANAYLGLKVGLTISASIPAAILSMGILRFFKNASILESNIVQTGASAGEALVAGTAFILPALIILHYWQHFDYWQTVIISLTGGILGVLFSIPLRRVLLADPSLRFPEGTAIGHVLKLSQDTQGNLKELIQGGLLGGFVSLFQSGFQIIATNFPLWFKADNKFIFGFTLGFEPALLAAGYIVGIGVAISTLVGVILGWVIGIPLYSYLHPLIMAPHQSAFNLALHVWQFSIRPIGVGTMLIGGLWTMVLLFKPIIKGVHSSFVSLKTIQESGYAALPKNERDIPIHYTVALLAILIVPLAYILFSFINHPALGLSSTIQIITLFIGIVFILITGFFFSSLCGYFAGLIGSSQSPISGISLSALLFASLTLLAIFNFAPGFTHDVKHLLEGEGLAIIIGTLVSSSCAITNDTIQDLKAGQIVGATPWKQQLILILGVVISALILAPTLELLFNAYGIGGISPPGRVMDPAQMLSAPQATLMASLVTGAFKHNLPWGLISIGFVVALCCIIIDGLLQKRGLRLPVLAVGIGIYLPLDTSSGLILGGLASYVVERTLTHHRAQQTSESKKIARQRGLTLACGIVAGACLMGVILAIPFTLTESTDVLRLMPKHLTLLASLLGILSTLSILGLIYQTACKNKSSHFTR from the coding sequence ATGTCATTACATTCCTCAGAAATAAGTTTTCGCGCCATCGTATTAGCTATTTTGCTTGCAGTCATCCTCGCGGCTGCAAATGCTTATTTAGGCTTAAAAGTCGGCTTAACCATTTCCGCATCGATACCTGCGGCCATCCTTTCTATGGGCATTTTACGTTTTTTTAAAAACGCTTCGATTCTTGAAAGTAATATCGTTCAAACGGGCGCATCTGCTGGGGAAGCTTTGGTGGCAGGAACTGCATTTATTCTTCCTGCCTTAATCATACTCCACTATTGGCAGCACTTTGATTATTGGCAAACAGTCATCATTTCCTTAACGGGCGGAATTTTAGGGGTCCTATTTTCTATCCCTTTAAGGCGCGTATTATTAGCTGATCCTTCTTTACGCTTTCCTGAAGGCACCGCCATAGGCCACGTTTTAAAGCTCAGTCAAGACACTCAAGGAAATCTCAAAGAACTTATCCAAGGTGGCTTGTTAGGTGGTTTTGTATCGCTATTCCAATCGGGTTTTCAGATCATAGCCACTAATTTTCCATTATGGTTTAAAGCCGATAATAAATTTATTTTTGGTTTTACATTGGGGTTTGAACCTGCCTTACTGGCTGCGGGCTATATCGTGGGTATTGGTGTTGCAATAAGCACCTTAGTGGGTGTAATTCTTGGCTGGGTAATCGGGATCCCTCTCTATAGTTATTTACATCCGCTCATCATGGCTCCTCACCAATCGGCGTTCAATTTAGCCCTTCATGTTTGGCAATTCAGCATTCGTCCCATTGGCGTAGGCACGATGCTCATCGGGGGTTTATGGACAATGGTTTTACTCTTTAAACCCATTATAAAAGGCGTCCATTCATCTTTTGTTTCACTAAAAACTATTCAAGAAAGTGGTTATGCCGCGCTTCCTAAAAATGAACGCGATATACCCATCCATTACACAGTAGCACTACTTGCGATTTTAATAGTCCCATTAGCGTATATTTTGTTTAGCTTCATTAATCACCCTGCATTAGGATTATCAAGCACCATCCAAATAATAACCCTATTTATTGGTATTGTTTTTATTTTAATCACTGGTTTCTTTTTTTCCTCGTTATGTGGTTATTTTGCAGGGCTTATTGGGAGTAGCCAAAGCCCCATTTCGGGGATTTCGCTTTCTGCACTGTTGTTTGCATCGCTTACCCTTTTAGCGATTTTCAATTTTGCACCTGGTTTTACGCATGACGTTAAACATCTACTTGAAGGAGAAGGTTTAGCCATTATTATCGGAACATTGGTCAGTAGTAGCTGTGCGATTACCAATGATACCATTCAAGATCTAAAAGCCGGACAAATTGTCGGCGCAACGCCGTGGAAACAACAACTGATATTAATTTTAGGTGTCGTAATCTCTGCCTTAATCCTCGCACCTACCTTAGAATTATTGTTTAATGCTTACGGAATTGGTGGTATTTCTCCTCCCGGACGCGTAATGGATCCGGCTCAAATGCTCTCTGCGCCGCAAGCAACACTGATGGCAAGCTTAGTTACTGGTGCGTTTAAACATAATTTACCGTGGGGTTTAATTAGCATCGGCTTTGTTGTTGCTCTTTGTTGCATTATTATCGATGGACTATTACAAAAACGCGGCTTACGCTTACCTGTATTAGCGGTCGGTATTGGCATTTATCTCCCTCTTGATACTTCATCTGGATTAATTTTGGGAGGGCTTGCTTCCTACGTTGTAGAACGAACATTGACTCATCATCGCGCTCAACAAACCTCAGAATCTAAAAAAATTGCACGGCAACGCGGTCTTACGCTCGCTTGTGGAATAGTCGCTGGTGCTTGCTTAATGGGTGTCATTTTAGCAATTCCCTTTACTTTAACAGAATCTACCGATGTGTTACGTCTCATGCCGAAACATTTAACACTGTTAGCAAGTCTGTTAGGCATACTCTCTACACTCAGTATTTTGGGATTAATTTATCAGACCGCTTGCAAAAATAAATCAAGTCACTTTACACGTTGA
- a CDS encoding ABC transporter permease, translating into MSTIYNRFSFRSSFKILPNAWDFVALIMVLGMLAAFVWAGKQITSPYHVGQPFALTLDPLQLPKYALFTVLRLFTAMAFSLLFTFTVGTLAAKNKRAARIIIPCIDILQSVPVIGLLSITIVGFITLFQGSRLGPEAAAIFAVFTAQVWNITLSFYQSLRSVPTELKEAADIFHLSSWQRFWRLDVPFSMPGLLWNIMMSMSASWIFLIASESISVNNQTIILPGIGSYLGLAINRASISGVIYTILTMFVVILLYDQLLFRPLLNWSKKFTFEQVSQEYVSRSWLTSLLQQTYILKYLGRFFGKLGDTIVNISFFKTKKEVSAKKSGSNKFIDFIWYSMTFVFVSLSLWLLLQFILKNLSLHELIHVFFLGCITALRIISIILIASIIWIPIGVFIGLNRRIAEWIQPIAQFFAAFPANVLFPIVVILILKYHLNFEIWSTPLLLLGTQWYILFNVIAGTAALPEDLKEVSSNFGVKGWQWWRRLILPGIFPHWITGTITAIGGGWNLTILTEIINWGSITLVSTGLGAYIAKSADAGDFPRIALGMAMMSLFVLVMNHLVWRPLYNLSQSRYRLD; encoded by the coding sequence ATGTCAACAATCTACAATCGGTTTTCTTTTAGAAGCTCTTTTAAAATTCTTCCGAATGCTTGGGACTTCGTTGCCCTTATTATGGTACTCGGGATGCTTGCTGCATTTGTTTGGGCAGGCAAGCAAATAACTTCACCCTATCACGTTGGTCAACCTTTCGCATTAACTTTAGATCCTCTCCAATTACCTAAATATGCTTTATTTACGGTATTACGTTTATTTACAGCCATGGCGTTTTCTTTATTATTTACCTTTACAGTGGGAACTTTAGCGGCAAAAAATAAACGCGCGGCTCGTATTATCATCCCTTGTATCGATATTTTACAATCCGTACCGGTTATCGGTTTATTATCAATTACCATCGTAGGTTTTATTACTTTATTTCAGGGAAGTCGTTTAGGTCCAGAAGCTGCAGCTATTTTCGCAGTTTTTACCGCTCAAGTATGGAATATTACGCTTAGTTTTTATCAAAGCTTACGTTCTGTGCCCACTGAGTTAAAGGAAGCCGCGGATATATTTCATTTATCCTCCTGGCAGCGTTTTTGGCGACTTGATGTTCCTTTCAGTATGCCTGGTCTTTTATGGAATATCATGATGTCAATGTCGGCCAGTTGGATTTTTTTAATTGCATCTGAAAGTATTTCTGTTAATAATCAAACGATTATATTACCCGGCATCGGTTCTTACCTAGGACTTGCGATTAATAGGGCCAGTATCTCCGGTGTCATTTATACTATTCTGACCATGTTCGTTGTCATTTTACTGTATGATCAACTTCTCTTTCGACCCTTGCTCAATTGGTCAAAAAAATTCACATTCGAACAGGTCAGCCAAGAATATGTTTCTCGCTCGTGGCTCACCTCATTGTTACAGCAAACGTATATTTTAAAATATCTAGGCCGCTTTTTTGGAAAATTAGGGGATACGATCGTCAATATTTCCTTTTTCAAAACTAAAAAAGAAGTCTCGGCTAAAAAATCAGGTTCTAACAAATTCATTGACTTTATTTGGTATAGCATGACCTTCGTATTCGTCAGCCTCTCGCTTTGGTTATTATTGCAATTTATTTTAAAAAATCTCTCACTACACGAATTAATTCATGTATTTTTTCTAGGTTGTATTACCGCATTGAGGATTATTTCCATTATTTTAATAGCGAGTATTATTTGGATTCCCATCGGGGTTTTTATAGGATTAAATCGCCGTATTGCAGAATGGATACAACCGATTGCGCAATTTTTTGCAGCATTTCCAGCGAATGTTTTATTTCCTATTGTCGTTATTTTAATTTTAAAATACCACTTAAATTTCGAAATCTGGTCAACCCCCTTATTATTATTAGGCACACAGTGGTATATTTTATTTAACGTTATCGCAGGTACCGCTGCTTTACCAGAAGATTTAAAAGAAGTCAGCAGCAACTTTGGCGTTAAAGGGTGGCAATGGTGGCGTCGACTTATTTTACCTGGAATTTTTCCCCATTGGATTACCGGAACCATTACTGCAATTGGGGGGGGGTGGAATTTGACCATTTTAACTGAAATCATTAACTGGGGTTCTATCACACTGGTCTCTACTGGGCTTGGTGCTTATATTGCAAAGTCAGCGGATGCTGGAGATTTCCCGCGTATAGCCCTGGGGATGGCGATGATGAGTCTTTTTGTGTTAGTGATGAATCATTTAGTTTGGCGCCCACTCTACAATTTATCTCAGTCCCGTTATCGGTTAGATTAA